In Capsicum annuum cultivar UCD-10X-F1 chromosome 8, UCD10Xv1.1, whole genome shotgun sequence, the genomic window gggatggcgccctatggagacaaaataagatgtcaactaggggacaacgtcctatgaagacgaataagatgtaaACTAAGGGATGACTACCTATGAAGAcaaaaaaagatgtcaactaggggatgacgccttatgaagacgaaataagatgtcaactatggGATgccgccctatgaagacgaaaaaaatgtcaactaggggatgacccTCTATGAAGACAAAATAGGATgccaactaggggatgacaccctataaagatgaaataagatgtcaactaggggatgatgccctatgaagacgaataagatgtcaactaggggatggcgccctatgaagacgaaaaaagatgtcaactaggggatgacgccctatgaagacgagataagatgtcaactaggggatgactccctatgaagatgaataaaatgtcaactaggtgatggcgccctatgaagacgaataatatgtcaactaggggatggcgccctatgaagatgaaatagggatgacgccctatgcagacgaaataagatgtcaactaggggatggcgccctatgaagacgaaataagatgtcaactaggggatggcgccctatgaagacgaataagatgtcaactaggggatgacgccctatgaagaaaaaaaatatgtcaactaggggatggcgccctatgaagattaaaaagatgtcaactaggggctGGCGCCCTATGAacacgaataagatgtcaactaggagataacgccctatgaagacgaaataagatgtcaactaggggatgacgccctatgaagacgaataagatgtcaactaggggatggcgccctacgAAGATgagtaagatgtcaactaggggatgtcaccctatgaagatgaaataagatgtcaactaggggatgacgccctatgaagacgaataagatgtcaactaggggatgacgccctatgaagacgaaaaaaaATGTCAACTGgaggatgacgccctatgaatatgaaaaaagatgtcaactaggggatgacgccctatgaagacgtaataagatgtcaactaggagatagcgccctatgaagacggataagaaaaattaggaaatggtatTTCCCAAGATGTCATCAGGAGATGTTGTACCTGTTGAGGTAGGTgagatatatttttctttcatttttttttgaaaaaaatacccCAATTTTGGATGCGAGGAACTTtgaaattctatttgatttttttgttttttttttaaaaaataccccAGTATTATACCTTTTTAGGGATGTAAAAAATTTTATTCAGTGAGACCGAATCCTATTGTAGGATTGCCTACGGATTTTGCGTAGCAAGAATTAGGTCTAACGTAATTCACaagaacataatatttttttatttttttaaaaaaatatgtgcttTGTAAATATCTGGAGAATGAAAGAATGAAATCAATTCATTTCTTTACTTCAATTGATACCAACAATTAGCATTATACACGGGAGTTACCTCAAATTACTTTCAAATAAGAACCGAGGTTAACTCAGAAGTAATCATTATAGTTTCAACTGGTACCTCAGATATAATTAAGTCGTGACAAGGTCTGTTCATCTCACCTCAATCAAGTATATAAAATTCTTCTTATCCTCATGTTTTAAGTGCTCTTACCACAAATAAAGTCCTAATAAACTCACAATATAAAGTATTTAGATTTTAGGACGTTCTGGAAGTCAATAGCACTCAAAAAGATATTCAATGCATGAAATGAGATAACATAAGCTTGGCCATCATGTAAGTACACTTAGAGtaggatcttgtaggacttgttatTGGTTGGTAATGTAGGCTTGGTGACAGGTAGGAGATATTTGGGATgtaagtgactaattcctcaatgagcattgCACTGTTTTCGTGCTTTTGACATTTGTTGCAGTTCGACGCTCGATCTTCTTTGTTGTGATTCGTTGCCCCTTGTTTTGTATTTGCTTCGACTTTGTTTGAATCTTGTGCCAGAgcttttccccttttctttttgataaatgcattttcttatttatttatttttaataatgaaGATTCTCCATCTttgttggagtttttttttttaatggggtttttgctcttttttctttgaagtcgtcttttctttttgttctcttGGGGTTATACGTTCTTTGTCTTTGGAgcctttgatcttgaatcttcgttCGCAACTTGTACGTATTTAGTGCGCTCAAGGAGGTGGGCCAAAAAAAGAATAGTGCATGCAAGCACCTGAAAGGTATAGGCACAGATATGGTTATACAAGGAAAAATTTTCAGACTCAAAATGGAAAATGCTAGGGATTAATGTATTTGGTGGGTTGTGGAATGCATAATCGGATCAAAGaaggcctacaatcctttccCAAACCAAGTGTATCTCAGAATTTCGTCTCAACAAACATTCAagccaagttctagatcaacgGAGCCATGCCATTGAATTTTCAATCTAAACTCACCACATAATACACTTGAAACAGTGaggtaatatttattttaaacttaatatttattttaaacttgacttAGATCAAGAAAACTCACAAGTACAACTTTAGTATAATTAGAGGTACCAAAAGAATCTATAGTTCACAACCAAGTTGTCCACTTtatcatgtcttataatttaacACTTATTTTACATTCTTATTTTTAAGTATGTTGGTACCAATTACAAAGTCAAGAAATTTCATTTTCTAGATGAGACCGAACCCAAAAGAAGAGTTTCCTACGTATATTGTTGAAATAAGAATCAGATCGAACGTAGTTCAGGAAGCTTGAAATATGAAGCAagaacttttttttctttgaattttgaatgatgaaaagcttttatttctcttttctatttttttctgaaATCTTaataaacactttttttttactgTCTAAGGATTTCTTTCAAAAGAAGACTACcgtcctttatttatttttttcaaaaaatatcaataaaattttttttttgaatgaggatcacCAGACCTAAGAAAGATTGCTTACGTAtctcattaaaaatttaaagaaaaggtaACCTTCATTTTTAAGGATCACCAAACCCGCggagggctgcctacgtatcttactGAGATGAGAATCAAATGTGCGTAGTTCTTCTAGATATGGGAAAACTTGATAATTTAGAAAactatgtttttcttttatttgtgaaAGCAAATCCCGCACCTCATTTGGGATTCGAAAAAGAATAGATTTTAGAGATCAATTTTCAGCCTCTCTTACGTTAATGGATTTCAAAGTCGGCCAACATTCAAAACAGCCTGATAGTTAATGAAAATAGTGGCACAGAAAACAAAGGCCTAACTACATCCCCTACAGATTACGGCCAACATCATGTGTGTCAACTAGAAGAGTTTGCATCTGCAAGTCACAAGAAGATATCATCAGCATCAATTTCTTGCAACAAATTGACGAAAAAGCGGAATCCATCTGGACCAACATCTCTGCATAGAAGTCCTGCAAAATATGATCACAACACTTAAGTACCACTTTCTATGTGTCAAGAATTAGAATCTGCAGAATATACCTTTGCCCTCGGCTGCGAGAAGGTGCTCTTTGGCCATTGCTGGAGCAATTCCCAGAGTCATTGCAGCATCACTAGCAGTGACCCCTTCTCGTAAAGCATCCGGTGTAGTAACCATAGATCTAATTCTAGTAAATACCAGCAGTTCATAGCAGAATTGTGGGCATTAAGGATATAGAAACTATATTAGACACCAGATCTATTTAATAGGACCGGTAAAGCACAGATTTCAAACTTCAATTGACTATTGAAAAGACTCTCTTTGGGTTTAATTTAGCTGCACTCTTGGTAATGTTAAGGAAAGGTACTCTCCAATTCTTTGAGGAGTCTTTTAAGGTATGAACAAGCCATCATCTCCTAGGATCTCAATATGACATAAGCGATCCTGTACTGATGTCAAAATTGCATCCTACGTTATGAAtaagttgctttttttttttttagaatactACCGTAAGTAAGTTACTAACTCTTGAGATTGATGTTTACAAAGTTATTCCAAAGTGGTGGCTCCTTTAACCAAGAGAACCTCAATGCAACTTGCTTCTCCTGGTTGCACAATTATTTGCTTAGCCTTTCCATATGCATCCTGTCTCTCTAATCTGTCAATGAAGAATGGCCAAGTAACTTCACATACCCCTTTAGATGACATTGGACAGCAATATCCTCCGGTTTTGGGGGGTTCAAACATGTAATTGGATGTGGAGTTACAAGTGTGAGACTAATTTTTTGAAGGTTGACTATGATTCCACaaagaaagaagagaagtagTTCGGAGACATGTTTCCAACACGAGCAGCATAGTGGCTTGATTAAACTGTGCTGTAAGAACGATCTCTGAGGAAAGGTTGGTGCTGCAGAACAGTAAGGGAAGGAGGCATCATCAAGCGGAGCGGATACTGAAAATTTCAAGTGGTGCTGCTGGAATGGTCACCAAAGGGATGAGAGTTTTTAACTTATGAAGAGAAGGAAAGATTTTGTCCCGGAAGACGGCCTCTGATAGGCAGTGTAAGACCGTCCATCGGTAGGAAGAAGCAATTTATAGAGATATAAGTTGCTTCTTCCTACCGATGGACGGTCTTACCATGTGAAAGAATCTAAAATCTAAGAGTATCAAACCAATAACCTTAAAGCAATGTATATAGTGCACCAAGATCTATAAATACCTCATTAATTGCCATTATACCCTTGTGTTTGATATTAtataactcaacactctcaacacCGACTCACACTAATACAGTAAACTAGACTTGTTTGCCTACTCAGTTCTGGTCTTCTTCAGCAATAACTTTTAATACTTTGCCTATGGATTAAATATCTAATAAGTTGTATATTGACTACAACCATGTATCTGCTACTTGAGGGAATAATTGATGACAGATATAATACCAAGAACTTATCTGACCCCAATAGAAGAATTACCTAGAAGATTACAGACCCTTACAATAAGTTCAAGAAAAGCAATATAGGAAGTAATAAGAGAGATTAGAGAAGAGCCAAAAAAGCAAGAATTGAATTTGCAAAAAGGAGAAGCTTAAACAATGAAAGCAATATAAATGATTTACCTCATCATCACTGTGGTTTTTGCTCTGGATGACCATGACACCACTGTCAAACTTCCAAAGCATAACTGGTCTGTAAAAGTGaagtgttattttctttttctatgaaGGCAAGGAAGAAATCAAAACGAACCCCAAGTTACATATATCCTACAGTTGAGAACTAGTCAAGGATGAACGTAGATGCAGATATGTTTATACATGTGTTTATGTGAAGGGGAAACGGGGAGGCATACACATCACACTTCTCCCAAAGAGAACATGCACGCAGCAAATCGTCAGGTGACATCAATTCTGTAAAATCACGATAAAAAAGTTATAACCGCCTGTAATGACACTGccaaaagaatgaagaagaaattattaagaaactAAAGTGACAGGCTTTTGAGTTGAAGATTTACTACTCAATACAcaaacatacccagtgtaatcccataggTGGGGTCTTGGGAGGTTAGGGTGTACGCAAACCTCACCCATACCTCCTGGAGGTAGAGACCATTTAACAGtcaataagaaaaggaaaaaattaaaatgatgaCCTGTTCCACGAGCCCGGTTGAAAAGGCAATAGATGTCAATGAGATTAATCATTCCTCCAGCCCTCTCCAGTGGAATTTTCGCAAAATCTGCCAACTAAGTAccaacaaatttttatttctgcatatttacagAAAAGAAAAACATTTGCAAGATCACAAGGCAatcaaaaatattctatttaCAAGACAAGAATAACAAAGCACAGAAAGAAACTGATCAGTCAGCTTTCTTCTTCTACCCATGCATCCCCACAGGCCCCACAGAAAGTTGGACTACAGTGTCAAAAAGGCTGAAAGTACGAAAAGTGACAAGCAACCTGACTGGAAAGATTAGGCATCTATACAAACAGCTTTTGTGGAGGCATAGTTTGAAGAAGGAATTCAAAAGCCTGAAAAGTTGTCCATCAAGCAGTCAAGTGGGCAGTTTGGAGAAAGAGAATTTAAGGGTTTTTAAGACGAGCAAAAACTCTTTATGCCAGATACTCAGGATTCATATTTTCTGTATACTTTTTTGGTCCTCATACACTACCCCCATATGTTCAGATGACTGGCTAGATTTTGCATGTAAGAGCTAGGACCTAAGAGTTCACGTGTTAAACCTGTTAGTTATCGGAAAGGAAcaatgaaaaactatttttaaggcGAGCAATAGTAGGAGTTGTAATGTCTCGCTCTTGACAAATTACATTCTATATCAACACATTAGAAACTTTTCATATACTCGTGATGTgctctttatattattattagtcAAAATAAGTTCTCTTTGGTGGATACTTGCTTAACATTCTCAAGATCCACTTTGTAATTTGCACCAAATCCTCCAAGTTAGTCACGGTCTTACACAACCTGAATTAGGATCAAGATTGAAATCTGTAATCTGTGAGGTTGATAGGGAAGATCTGTCACACTTAAAAAAAGCTTTTTCGTGTTTTTCTTGGCCGTCAGATAAAATCACTGGTTCACAGGTCCAACAAAAAGAAAGATATCAAAGGTTTAACAGCAAAAGGGAAATTATCAACTATGGGGAGCGGGGACTCTTCAATTAAATTTTCATCAGGTAGCAAAATGTTATCAAAGTCAAAAGGCAAAGACAACATTTCGTATGTGCTTGCGAACACTGGCATCTAACTTTAGCTGCGATTATAATCAAGACTAGCACATAAAAATGGATACACTTACTAACATAGCTACCAGGATAAAATACCTGCCGAGACAATTGTTGATGGTACAACGCACCAGCAGATTCTTTAGTAACAGGAGACACAATACCAACACTTAAAAGCAATTCTTGCATTTCTTCTTTGGTTCCAATTTCCTCATCATTTGTGCAGGTAGCCTGACTAGTTGAGCCAGAGAGAAGCTTTGCTCTCATTTTCTCTGCTAGAGTCACCATTTCCTTAGCCTTATTCTGTACATGAGAATTATATCAATTGATATTAGAGACAGATGCAGATCTACCAAACAAACCAATTTGCATACATGGAGTTACtagaactcctaaaattttcaCTTAGccgaaacaaaaaaaaatatagtataataaaatcaataagccAACTTTTAAGTAAGAAATGCAAagaggagccttggagtaactggtaaagttggtaaagttgttgtcatgtgacccggaggtcacgggttcaagtcttggaaacagccCCTTGCAGAAACGTAAGGTAAGGCTgtgtacaatagatccttgtggtcggGCCATTCCTCAGACCCTGCGCATAGCAGGAgcttagtgcactgggctgcccttttCTAAGTAAGAAATGTAGTATAGTCAATTACACATGTAGCCCTATTATCTTTTTTGATAACCATCACAAGTAACCCTAATATCTGAGTGCTACTAAAGAATGATTCAATCACCAGACTAGCAATTCTCTCATAGTTTCTTCCTCCTCTATTTTGTCATCAACGTCAATCACTTAAAAATGAAGTACACTCTGACATGGATTCATGAACATACACTGTATCcgaatctttctttcttttttatggaTAAATTCCACTGTATATGTTTCCACTTCCAAAGAAAACCCGGTCACTACATTGTTATAATTGAAAACCAAAGTACGACCTCCTGCACGCTTCATTTCAGAAACTAAATTGCATATGTTCCAATATGCAatcgctagaagttcctttc contains:
- the LOC107879275 gene encoding vacuolar protein sorting-associated protein 36-like isoform X2: MNKAKEMVTLAEKMRAKLLSGSTSQATCTNDEEIGTKEEMQELLLSVGIVSPVTKESAGALYHQQLSRQLADFAKIPLERAGGMINLIDIYCLFNRARGTELMSPDDLLRACSLWEKCDVYASPFPLHINTYQLCFGSLTVVSWSSRAKTTVMMRIRSMVTTPDALREGVTASDAAMTLGIAPAMAKEHLLAAEGKGLLCRDVGPDGFRFFVNLLQEIDADDIFL
- the LOC107879275 gene encoding vacuolar protein sorting-associated protein 36-like isoform X1; amino-acid sequence: MPVFGVAGILRKEQEMWESTDKSLQDAFQDLNALMNKAKEMVTLAEKMRAKLLSGSTSQATCTNDEEIGTKEEMQELLLSVGIVSPVTKESAGALYHQQLSRQLADFAKIPLERAGGMINLIDIYCLFNRARGTELMSPDDLLRACSLWEKCDVYASPFPLHINTYQLCFGSLTVVSWSSRAKTTVMMRIRSMVTTPDALREGVTASDAAMTLGIAPAMAKEHLLAAEGKGLLCRDVGPDGFRFFVNLLQEIDADDIFL
- the LOC107879275 gene encoding vacuolar protein sorting-associated protein 36-like isoform X3; its protein translation is MPVFGVAGILRKEQEMWESTDKSLQDAFQDLNALMNKAKEMVTLAEKMRAKLLSGSTSQATCTNDEEIGTKEEMQELLLSVGIVSPVTKESAGALYHQQLSRQLADFAKIPLERAGGMINLIDIYCLFNRARGTELMSPDDLLRACSLWEKCDVPVMLWKFDSGVMVIQSKNHSDDEVNHLYCFHCLSFSFLQIQFLLFWLFSNLSYYFLYCFS